A genomic stretch from Halichoerus grypus chromosome 7, mHalGry1.hap1.1, whole genome shotgun sequence includes:
- the SMIM42 gene encoding small integral membrane protein 42, which yields MSSSQLPAFLWDKGTLTTAISDPAYLVKVLFFFALLMTLVTLLILVWKVTKDKGNKNRGPDPRKEKTLLA from the coding sequence ATGTCTTCCTCACAACTCCCGGCCTTCCTGTGGGACAAGGGCACGCTCACCACAGCCATATCTGATCCTGCTTACCTAGTAAAGGTTCTCTTCTTCTTTGCACTCTTGATGACCCTAGTCACTCTACTCATCCTGGTCTGGAAAGTAACCAAAGACAAAGGCAACAAGAACAGAGGGCCAGatccaagaaaggagaaaactcTGCTGGCATGA